The following DNA comes from Ascaphus truei isolate aAscTru1 chromosome 1, aAscTru1.hap1, whole genome shotgun sequence.
AATATACAACAACATACAGcatagccaaaaaaaaaaaaaaaaaccctagctACTTTCTGATAAAATTTAGTGCATGAAAAGGAATCTTGGACAAGGTTCAACAGTAACACAGATTTCCTTTTTCTTGCAGAGCACAAAGTAGTGTAAATTGTTACACCATAGCTATTGTACCTATGAACATCATGGGACCACAGAAAGCTttacttcagaaaatgaatggtgagttctgtcatgcagaaaaacaGGCCAGAGAAAATGCTTGTTCAGCAGGAGTCATATCGCTGTGAATTTCACAGCCACATAATTAGTAACAGGGTTAAGTGGGTTTACAATGACAAACTATTTTCTTTTTGCATAAATACCAATATTCCCTGATGTGGTTAAGCAAGTCTGCATCCTAAAACAAATTGGTACAGCTACAGTAAAATAGGAGGATCTGTAGCATTCATTATTGTAAAATGAGAAAATGAGTGATCAGGAACAATATCAGATAATAATTAATGTAAAAAGTCCTTGCTTTGTCATTACCCAAACAGTTATGTCTGTGTTCTATCGATCAgcggaaaacattttttttattacagcttCTTGAACAACCTTCACCAAAAATCAATAGTATTTACAAACAATATACATGACAGCTGCAAATAATACATCAGAATTTCATTTACATTCTGTCATAAGTCCTTTCAAACAGAAGTCACCAGGTAAGAGCCAGAATGTCTTCTGGGGCTTTGAGATCCACTAGAGTCTGTAGTTTCAGTTTTTGATTCTGGTTTCTTTGTACTGGAAGCAACTGGCGTTGGTATTAGTGATGGTCGCGATGTGCTTTCTGTGCCGCTTTTCCTGGGACTCGGATTGTAGTTAAATGGAGTGACTCTTGCTGCAACAGTCCCACTTGGCGAGCTGTGTTTGCTTGAGCCGCTCGAGCTAAATGGTGTACGCTCCGCAACAGAATTCTCATTGGTCTCTTGCCCTGCAGGCTGGTTGTTTATTACAGGCTTTGTGTCCGTTCCCTTTGTGTCCAAACCATCCAATTTAATGAATGATTTTTGTCTGTTTTCCAGAACAAGTGTATTTCCATTTCCAGAAGGGTGCCTTCCTTGGCATTCCTTTACTGCCTCATCCTTCCTCCCCTGCTCTGAAACAACATTGTCAAAAACTGGGAGAGTATTCCCAGTAGGTGATCTTCCTGATCTTGGGTTATTAATTGGGCAGTCCTCAATTCTTACCCATACATCCTCAGTTTTAGAGACAGCTGGTGCCATCTGATATACTAAAGTCTTGGATTCTATGCTGCTGTTAGACTCTGCAAGTGTGTTTGATGATTCATTACTTGCTGTCTCAATAATTTCATTTTCTTTAATTTTTCTCCAAGTCCCCTTTGAAGAAGGTGGGCAGTCTGTATTAGGTTTGGGTCCTGCAAAAGAAAACACCTGCTGCTTTTCATCTTCACTTTTAGCTTTCTCACTGGATTCAGAAGACGCAGATAGAATGGAAGAGGAGCTTCCAGTTCTTCTCCAAGTACTAACACGAGGAAGAGATGACGAATGCTTACTGTGCTCACGTTTCCAGGTACCCGACCGTGTGATTGGAGGCCTGGATGGGGACTCTGAAAGGGAACGAGTTATGTCATGACGCTTTTCAGACCTCCCATCATGCTCTAGGGGAGGATTCAGGTTGGGAGGCATTTTGCGCCATCCACCAGCTTGAATGGAATGAGTTGATACACACATATCAGGAAGGGATGGACTTAAAACTGGTGTCTGGGTTTGAGACCGTGTTGGGGAATCTGCTCTAGAAGATGAAGACAAAGACTCAAATGATGCAGATTCTTCCAACTTCCTTCTTAGTGTTGGACTAGGCGCTTCCTTGATAAATGTTGATTGACGAACTAAAGCAGGTCTCTCAGATCTATCAGATTCACTTCCACTGGATTTTGTTGAAGACATTCTAGAGAGTTCAACTTTTTTGTTTGATCCAGTGCTATTTAGACTTTGGTTTAAACCTTTTGAAGCCGACTCACTTCTTGGAATACTGCTGCATGTTTTGGGTACACCTGTTTGCTTGGACATATTCTGTTGGCTCAGCTGCCTTCCTGGGGATGTATAGGACATTCTTCCAGAGCCAGAAGACTTAGTGGATGCTGTGCTAGGGGATGATGTTCTTGGCAATGGCGAAAGTTTGTTTGGATGACTTATTCCATTTCTGCCAGGTGAAATTGAGCTCCGACCAGGAGATTGCATAGGTCTACTTAATGGCTTCTGGGAAGGCCTTGAAGGAGTAGAGTCTCTTGATCCTGATCTGGAAGGTACTTTACTTGATCCTCCTAGTGTAGATGTCTGTCTGTTACTATAGCATGTCTCAGATTTGAAAGGTTTTGGTCCCCTTGGCGAGCTAGTGGAATTCTGGCTTTCATTCGACGTTTTGGATGGTGTATTTTTCAGAGCAGGCCCATTTTTTGAAACAGGGCTTGTGCTTGGAGAACTGGCACGGACTCCAGGAATATGAATCATTGTCCTACCACGAGAGATTGATGGCGTACTGGTCTGTACTGACTGCTTAGAGTGACTTGAAAAGTCTGAGTTGGATCGGGATTTACCTGTAATTATACTTTTATATACCTTTTTTCCTCCTTTGAGGGCTTTAGGTTCTTCCTCTATTTTCTTATTTTCCATTAAACTTTTCTCTCCAGGCTTCAAAATCTTAGGTCCTTTGTTGCTAGTTATGGGCTTCTCTTCTTTGTCTGGTGTAAGATGGAATGGTGAACCCAATGAAATTCCAGATTTTAATGAGAGAATTGAATCGGAGTCTGAAGATCCTTGCCGAGACAATGAAACAGCAGCAGCTGCTTGATGTAAACGACTAACAATCGAATTTGCACCCTCCTGAATAGCTTTCCAGTCAAAGTTTTCAGAGTCAGGAGAAAAAGCATTTTCAGAATCAGGGCTCTGTATCTCTCTCAAATCCAGAGTAAGATCAGGCTTCTCGGAAAGTATGCCACCACTGCTATTTGAGAGACTCTTTTCACTTTCCCCTTTAGGTTTCGAAGGCTTTTTTTTCTTGGGCAATGCAGAACTTATGCATTCCTGCAACAGATCATCTTCAGAGTCAATGCTCAAGGAACTCAGCGAACTGTTCCTAGAAAAACAAACGGGTGTATCCTCGACATGAAATGACTTGGGTGCATACCCTGAAGTTTGAGGTCTGCGCAATGCCATCTGTGAGTCGGAAGGTACGGTTTGTTTTGCAGGCTCCCTTTCTTTGTTATTATTTTCTTGATCAATGTCGCTTAAGGAGCTCAAGGATGAATTGCGGGAAAAACAAACTGGTGTGTTTTCAATTGCAAAATTCTGCATTTTCTCATCTGTAGCTCCTCCTCTTTCAGGAACCTCTTTTGATGCAGGAGGAAAAGAAGCCTGTTTCTGTAGTAATGGTTTAGGTTGACTTTTGCCTGTTGGATTCTTTAGACCAAGCTGCACTCTACCAGTGGCTGGTTGGTTTGATGCAACATGTTGATTATTCCTATTTACCCTTGCATCAGTCTCTTTGGTTTCCTTTTCTTTTCTCAACTCTGCTTTTTCTCTGGAAAGGTCAATATCATCATCCTCAAAGTCTAGTGAACTGAGTGAATCATTCCTTGAGAAACAGTATGGTGTCCCCTCAATTGGTGTATAATGGTGGGGAGAATCAAATGCAAAGCTTCCTTTTGCTCGTTCTTCATTGTTTGGAAGTTTATCATTCACTTCTCTTGGGTTGTTCTTCACATTTTTTCGTGCATCACAGAAAGATTTTTCACTGCTTTGATTAATTTTCAGCTCAGTGCTTTTCTTTGAACGACCTCTATATTCATTTGTTTGTGGCATAGGTTTCACTGGTGATGTTGGCTTTTTCTTCTCACCTTCTTGTTGATTTCTGTTATTTGAAGACGTACCAGTAGATGCATGCTGAATCTGATCCATTATCTTTTTGACTCTAAATGGTTTGTGACTTTTCCCTTTGGGCATTGCCGAATGTATGCACTCTGCAAGAATGTCACCTTCCTCCGTTTTATCGTCATCCAGTCCGGATGCTAGGGGGTTTGAACTTTTACCTGTTTCTGTGTCATCTGTACTTCTGCCCTCTGTGGGAATTGTGTCTCTCTTTTCAAAGTCCGTTAACGCTGGAACGGTATTGGGTTTATCATTATTTGACAATTCATTTGGTGGTGATTCTATTGTGAGATCACTTAGAGATGTTGCAGTGGAAAAATTTATTGGAGTGCCTTCAACGCAGTACACTCTAGGCATGTCATCTGCATGTGGGAAGCTAACATGCTTTTGAGCCTGATGTCTGTTTTGAGTGGGAAGAAGTTTATACACTGGAAGCTGGCTCGGTTTCCTTGCCACTGGTGGAGCTATTTTTGAAGCGCTTGGTTGGGAAGCTTTCTTGTTTTTTCGGGAAGATTTTGTAGGCATAGCGGAAATGATACATTCTTCTAAGATGTCAATATCATCATCTGTATCATCCAGTAAATCTTTTTCTGGCTCTGAATTTTTCTCTTCCTTTTTCACTTGATGGTCAACGGACTCCTTGGACTTGTCTGGCTCAGCTTCATTTCCATGGTCAATTTCAAGCACAGGGGGCATCATTTTTAGTTCGATATCTTTCTGAATATATGGTTCATCAAGGCTGAGAGCACTGAGACTTGATGCACATGAAAAGCCATCTGGTGTACTCTCCGTAGCAAAATGCAATAAGGTATCAGTCTCCTGAAGCACTTGGActctttgaactgctgcatgtACTGCCGTTTGCTTTGTGACAGATTCCCTTTCATCATCCCCGGTTACTTTAGGTTTACTTGCATCTCTCTTTAATTGTACTGCCTGAGGAGGAGGAGTTTTATTTCTACTTGGTGGCATAGTTTGCCCAGGGCTATCGGGAAGATCACTAGGACTAATAATACCACTAACCATTCCACTGCACGGCTCACTCTGCACAGAGCTAGCTATTGAATGACTCTCAAAACTATCTAATGAGCTTACAGAAGTACATCTGCTAAACATTAAGGGTGTTTCCTGGACATAATGTTCTGGTGGGCTTTTAGGTGTCTGGGCACCACTTTTTGAGGGCGATTTGGCACCTGAAGAAAATTCCACAGATTTCTGTCTAGATGAATCTGAAGGAGATAAATTTGAAGCTGGTAGTCTACTTGTTTTTGTCCTTATATGATTTGATGATCGAGGTTCATTCACTGCACCTTCTTTTGATACTGCACCTCTGCCGTCTTTCAGTTCTGTTATTTGAAGATTGTTACTAACATCTGCTCCCCGCGTACCTCTTTCACGTCCTTCTATTTCATCTTCAGCAGATGACAAAGAGGACAATGAGCTACATCTTGAAAAACATATCGGCGTGTCTTCAACACAATATGTCTGCATCGTTTCTTGGTTAATGGAAGAGGGCTTGCTTGAAATCTGTTTTTGCCTATTTTGTTCAGTTCTTGTTTTAGCAGAGCTTGGATGAAGCTCGTTCTGTCTGTTAGTGTTTACTGAAGGGGTTGTAGTATTACAACTGCTGGCAGAGACATGATCTTTTTTAGGTCTTTGTTTAGAGGAGTtcttagagaaagaaaaggatGGTTTCTGCGCGGGTTGAGCAATATCTGTAGGGTACTTTCGACTATAATCAATTGGCTGATCCACATGGTGCTCCTCCAGGTTGTAAGTTGTAATATTGTAATTTGTTTGCCTAACATCGTCATCCTCATGTTGTTCCTCCTCAGAGTAACGTTCGCTAAAATTAGTTGGCTTATCAACATCATAATCTTCAACCTGACAGAGAGGTTTGTTAGGTTTCTGATTCATTCCAAGACCAGAGCTCCCTCTATTTTGGTCTGCTTTGTTACCTCCCTTTGATCTATAAGGTGATACACATTCTGGCTGTGCAAAGTGAGGCTGCAGTTTTTTGTGCTTTTCCTCGTTATTTTCAGAGAATGCAGGATAGTGTGCTTTGGGATTTCTTGGCGGCCTCTgttcattttgttttatttcattGTCTATTATGTGCTTGGGTCTTGCCCACCTTTCATTCTGTGTTGGGCTTTGTCTGCCAGAATTCAACTGCTCATCTGAATATTTCAGACTATAATTTATTGGAGTGTCTAGCTCTGTATCGTTATCATCCATGTGATTAGCGCTGTGTATTTTGTGTGCTAGATCTGCAGGATATTGTCCATAACTGCAAAATTTACTTTCATCGTCTTCCGAGTATGACTCAACCGATGGTTTCACTTGGCCACGTTTTCCATACCCATCAGTACTACTGACACTGTTTAAACTATCGTTTGATGCTCGTTTGTACTCCATTTTCGTATACGAGACTGGACACCCCCTGCTGGAATTGTCTCCTTTACTGAAATTGTATGGATTTGAATGGGGATGGTTAGTGGAAGCCTTTCTCTGTGAAGTTCTTTCATCTGAGACACAGTGCATTTCTGGAGTAGATCCAGAACTTCTCTCATCTTGGGCAATGTGCATGCTTGATACCTCATCCATAACTTTAGTGATCTGAGCAGTAGTTGACAACTGTATACCAATTCGCTTGGATGAGTTTACCGCATTGTCAGCTGTAGAGTGGTAACTGTTAAGTCCTGCTGTCCTCTCTCTGTCTAAATTCCTGTCTTTTTCTGGTCTGTTGCTCTCTACAGTTGGTTTAGCAGAAGAGGAACCAGGTAAAACAGTAGCATTTATATATGGTGAAAGAACAGTTAAGTTACCAGGACTGAAACTATCTGAGCGGCAATTCGTATCATCGTGCCGACTGGAGTCCAAAACATACTCGCTGTACAAGTTTTGCTTATGTCTCTGCTTATTGCGATGAGATGTTTTGGGGCTTAAGTTATCGATGTTGTCGAACGTCTCAGACAGATGTTGCGCATCTAGCTCTGCTTCTAATGCTTTCTGCTTCCGAACATGAAGAGATGGCACACTTGAACCAGGGGACATAATATTGGCATCTTTATACTTTGCAGGTCTGTTTGCCATTAAGTTTCTTAAAGCTGCAGCACTGCCCATAGCTATCATCTTGTGCTTGGAATGGATCAGGTTCTTGAGCATGCTAACAGCACCCATATCCCAAAGAGCTTCTTGATCTTTTGCATTCCGTGCAGATAAATTCCACAAGGTCCCACAGGCATTGCTGACTATAGTCAAGCTGTGCGATTTCAAGTGCTGTAACAAGGTTTGCAAGCAGTTGTTCTCTCTCAAGATTTGCCTGTAATTAAAAATAGAAACAAACAAATTAGAAATTTGTCATACAAAGTACTGCGATGTCCACAGAAATACATTCTTTGGTCTGGTTAGGATATCAACGCAATGCCCAAACATACATTTGTTCTACCTGGGATGGACATTGGGAGTGAGGGCGGCGGGGAGTCATTTAGTACATCAACTATGCAAATATATTTATACCCGTACATGAGATTTCAGATTTGCACAATAAATGGGAAATACTTAACCACGAGGAGAAATTGAGGTTGTTTTGACATGTGATCACTTTTGCACCAAACCAAGGTTTAATTAAATATGTACATGAAATCAATCTATCTGTATATGAGGCGAAGGATATCTGCACAtctctctgtgataggctgaacagcctgtcactcacccagggacagccAGTGGGGCTGCACATtcctccccctctgtgatagactgaggggcctctcactcacccaggaaacactgggggagtgtggggacgggacggagggggaggaagagatgaCGTGTGGATGTCCTAATAGAAgtaatctatatatctatataaaaggCTAAGATGCCAGCAACTCATGATGATGTCACATGCAGATATAAAAGGCTACTTAAAGAGAGGAGCAAGGAGGGGCGGAGACGGAGACACAGCAAGGAGGGGCGGAGACGGAgacacagcaaggaggggaggagacggagacacagcaaggaggggaggagacggagacacagcaaggaggggaggagacggagaCACAGCAAGGAGGGGCGGAGACGGAgacacagcaaggaggggaggagacggagacacagcaaggaggggaggagacggagacacagcaaggaggggaggagacggagacacagcaaggaggggaggagacggagacacagcaaggaggggagaaggagacagcaaggaggggaggagaaggagacagcaaggaggggaggagagacagagggatgactaggaggagggaatggagggcAGTGTGCATATGGGGCAGGAAGGAGTgcaaagaggggaggagagacaacaaggtgaggaggagcaaacagagacagcaaggagaggagaaagatgagtaggagaggagggtaGTGTGCACAGAGGGCAGACAGTATGGCAGGGAGTGaaaagagaagggaggagagagtgcaaagaggagcagggcattatg
Coding sequences within:
- the APC gene encoding adenomatous polyposis coli protein isoform X4, whose protein sequence is MSSNSTYSVPRRLTSHLGTKVEMVYSLLSMLGTHDKDDMSRTLLAMSSSQDSCIAMRQSGCLPLLIQLLHGNDKDSVLLGNSRGSKEARARASAALHNIIHSQPDDKRGRREIRVLHLLEQIRAYCETCWEWQEAHEQGMDQDKNPMPAPVEHQICPAVCVLMKLSFDEEHRHAMNELGGLQAIAELLQVDCEMYGLINDHYSVTLRRYAGMALTNLTFGDVANKATLCSMKGCMRALVAQLKSESEDLQQVIASVLRNLSWRADVNSKKTLREVGSVKALMECSLEVKKESTLKSVLSALWNLSAHCTENKADICSVDGALAFLVGTLTYRSQTNTLAIIESGGGILRNVSSLIATNEDHRQILRENNCLQTLLQHLKSHSLTIVSNACGTLWNLSARNAKDQEALWDMGAVSMLKNLIHSKHKMIAMGSAAALRNLMANRPAKYKDANIMSPGSSVPSLHVRKQKALEAELDAQHLSETFDNIDNLSPKTSHRNKQRHKQNLYSEYVLDSSRHDDTNCRSDSFSPGNLTVLSPYINATVLPGSSSAKPTVESNRPEKDRNLDRERTAGLNSYHSTADNAVNSSKRIGIQLSTTAQITKVMDEVSSMHIAQDERSSGSTPEMHCVSDERTSQRKASTNHPHSNPYNFSKGDNSSRGCPVSYTKMEYKRASNDSLNSVSSTDGYGKRGQVKPSVESYSEDDESKFCSYGQYPADLAHKIHSANHMDDNDTELDTPINYSLKYSDEQLNSGRQSPTQNERWARPKHIIDNEIKQNEQRPPRNPKAHYPAFSENNEEKHKKLQPHFAQPECVSPYRSKGGNKADQNRGSSGLGMNQKPNKPLCQVEDYDVDKPTNFSERYSEEEQHEDDDVRQTNYNITTYNLEEHHVDQPIDYSRKYPTDIAQPAQKPSFSFSKNSSKQRPKKDHVSASSCNTTTPSVNTNRQNELHPSSAKTRTEQNRQKQISSKPSSINQETMQTYCVEDTPICFSRCSSLSSLSSAEDEIEGRERGTRGADVSNNLQITELKDGRGAVSKEGAVNEPRSSNHIRTKTSRLPASNLSPSDSSRQKSVEFSSGAKSPSKSGAQTPKSPPEHYVQETPLMFSRCTSVSSLDSFESHSIASSVQSEPCSGMVSGIISPSDLPDSPGQTMPPSRNKTPPPQAVQLKRDASKPKVTGDDERESVTKQTAVHAAVQRVQVLQETDTLLHFATESTPDGFSCASSLSALSLDEPYIQKDIELKMMPPVLEIDHGNEAEPDKSKESVDHQVKKEEKNSEPEKDLLDDTDDDIDILEECIISAMPTKSSRKNKKASQPSASKIAPPVARKPSQLPVYKLLPTQNRHQAQKHVSFPHADDMPRVYCVEGTPINFSTATSLSDLTIESPPNELSNNDKPNTVPALTDFEKRDTIPTEGRSTDDTETGKSSNPLASGLDDDKTEEGDILAECIHSAMPKGKSHKPFRVKKIMDQIQHASTGTSSNNRNQQEGEKKKPTSPVKPMPQTNEYRGRSKKSTELKINQSSEKSFCDARKNVKNNPREVNDKLPNNEERAKGSFAFDSPHHYTPIEGTPYCFSRNDSLSSLDFEDDDIDLSREKAELRKEKETKETDARVNRNNQHVASNQPATGRVQLGLKNPTGKSQPKPLLQKQASFPPASKEVPERGGATDEKMQNFAIENTPVCFSRNSSLSSLSDIDQENNNKEREPAKQTVPSDSQMALRRPQTSGYAPKSFHVEDTPVCFSRNSSLSSLSIDSEDDLLQECISSALPKKKKPSKPKGESEKSLSNSSGGILSEKPDLTLDLREIQSPDSENAFSPDSENFDWKAIQEGANSIVSRLHQAAAAVSLSRQGSSDSDSILSLKSGISLGSPFHLTPDKEEKPITSNKGPKILKPGEKSLMENKKIEEEPKALKGGKKVYKSIITGKSRSNSDFSSHSKQSVQTSTPSISRGRTMIHIPGVRASSPSTSPVSKNGPALKNTPSKTSNESQNSTSSPRGPKPFKSETCYSNRQTSTLGGSSKVPSRSGSRDSTPSRPSQKPLSRPMQSPGRSSISPGRNGISHPNKLSPLPRTSSPSTASTKSSGSGRMSYTSPGRQLSQQNMSKQTGVPKTCSSIPRSESASKGLNQSLNSTGSNKKVELSRMSSTKSSGSESDRSERPALVRQSTFIKEAPSPTLRRKLEESASFESLSSSSRADSPTRSQTQTPVLSPSLPDMCVSTHSIQAGGWRKMPPNLNPPLEHDGRSEKRHDITRSLSESPSRPPITRSGTWKREHSKHSSSLPRVSTWRRTGSSSSILSASSESSEKAKSEDEKQQVFSFAGPKPNTDCPPSSKGTWRKIKENEIIETASNESSNTLAESNSSIESKTLVYQMAPAVSKTEDVWVRIEDCPINNPRSGRSPTGNTLPVFDNVVSEQGRKDEAVKECQGRHPSGNGNTLVLENRQKSFIKLDGLDTKGTDTKPVINNQPAGQETNENSVAERTPFSSSGSSKHSSPSGTVAARVTPFNYNPSPRKSGTESTSRPSLIPTPVASSTKKPESKTETTDSSGSQSPRRHSGSYLVTSV
- the APC gene encoding adenomatous polyposis coli protein isoform X2; this translates as MAAASYDQLLKQVEALKMENTNLRQELEDNSTHLTKLETEASNMKEVLKQLQGSIEDEAMASSGQIDLLERLKDMHLDGSNFPGVKLRPKMSLRSYGSREGSVSGRSGESSPVPMGSFQRRGFVNGSRESTGYMEELEKERSLLIAELEKEEKEKDWYYAQLQNLTKRIDSLPLTENFSLQTDMTRRQLEFEARQIRAAMEEQLGTCQDMEKRAQARVARIQQIEKDIFRIRQLLQSQAAEAEGSATRVDHETASVMSSNSTYSVPRRLTSHLGTKVEMVYSLLSMLGTHDKDDMSRTLLAMSSSQDSCIAMRQSGCLPLLIQLLHGNDKDSVLLGNSRGSKEARARASAALHNIIHSQPDDKRGRREIRVLHLLEQIRAYCETCWEWQEAHEQGMDQDKNPMPAPVEHQICPAVCVLMKLSFDEEHRHAMNELGGLQAIAELLQVDCEMYGLINDHYSVTLRRYAGMALTNLTFGDVANKATLCSMKGCMRALVAQLKSESEDLQQVIASVLRNLSWRADVNSKKTLREVGSVKALMECSLEVKKESTLKSVLSALWNLSAHCTENKADICSVDGALAFLVGTLTYRSQTNTLAIIESGGGILRNVSSLIATNEDHRQILRENNCLQTLLQHLKSHSLTIVSNACGTLWNLSARNAKDQEALWDMGAVSMLKNLIHSKHKMIAMGSAAALRNLMANRPAKYKDANIMSPGSSVPSLHVRKQKALEAELDAQHLSETFDNIDNLSPKTSHRNKQRHKQNLYSEYVLDSSRHDDTNCRSDSFSPGNLTVLSPYINATVLPGSSSAKPTVESNRPEKDRNLDRERTAGLNSYHSTADNAVNSSKRIGIQLSTTAQITKVMDEVSSMHIAQDERSSGSTPEMHCVSDERTSQRKASTNHPHSNPYNFSKGDNSSRGCPVSYTKMEYKRASNDSLNSVSSTDGYGKRGQVKPSVESYSEDDESKFCSYGQYPADLAHKIHSANHMDDNDTELDTPINYSLKYSDEQLNSGRQSPTQNERWARPKHIIDNEIKQNEQRPPRNPKAHYPAFSENNEEKHKKLQPHFAQPECVSPYRSKGGNKADQNRGSSGLGMNQKPNKPLCQVEDYDVDKPTNFSERYSEEEQHEDDDVRQTNYNITTYNLEEHHVDQPIDYSRKYPTDIAQPAQKPSFSFSKNSSKQRPKKDHVSASSCNTTTPSVNTNRQNELHPSSAKTRTEQNRQKQISSKPSSINQETMQTYCVEDTPICFSRCSSLSSLSSAEDEIEGRERGTRGADVSNNLQITELKDGRGAVSKEGAVNEPRSSNHIRTKTSRLPASNLSPSDSSRQKSVEFSSGAKSPSKSGAQTPKSPPEHYVQETPLMFSRCTSVSSLDSFESHSIASSVQSEPCSGMVSGIISPSDLPDSPGQTMPPSRNKTPPPQAVQLKRDASKPKVTGDDERESVTKQTAVHAAVQRVQVLQETDTLLHFATESTPDGFSCASSLSALSLDEPYIQKDIELKMMPPVLEIDHGNEAEPDKSKESVDHQVKKEEKNSEPEKDLLDDTDDDIDILEECIISAMPTKSSRKNKKASQPSASKIAPPVARKPSQLPVYKLLPTQNRHQAQKHVSFPHADDMPRVYCVEGTPINFSTATSLSDLTIESPPNELSNNDKPNTVPALTDFEKRDTIPTEGRSTDDTETGKSSNPLASGLDDDKTEEGDILAECIHSAMPKGKSHKPFRVKKIMDQIQHASTGTSSNNRNQQEGEKKKPTSPVKPMPQTNEYRGRSKKSTELKINQSSEKSFCDARKNVKNNPREVNDKLPNNEERAKGSFAFDSPHHYTPIEGTPYCFSRNDSLSSLDFEDDDIDLSREKAELRKEKETKETDARVNRNNQHVASNQPATGRVQLGLKNPTGKSQPKPLLQKQASFPPASKEVPERGGATDEKMQNFAIENTPVCFSRNSSLSSLSDIDQENNNKEREPAKQTVPSDSQMALRRPQTSGYAPKSFHVEDTPVCFSRNSSLSSLSIDSEDDLLQECISSALPKKKKPSKPKGESEKSLSNSSGGILSEKPDLTLDLREIQSPDSENAFSPDSENFDWKAIQEGANSIVSRLHQAAAAVSLSRQGSSDSDSILSLKSGISLGSPFHLTPDKEEKPITSNKGPKILKPGEKSLMENKKIEEEPKALKGGKKVYKSIITGKSRSNSDFSSHSKQSVQTSTPSISRGRTMIHIPGVRASSPSTSPVSKNGPALKNTPSKTSNESQNSTSSPRGPKPFKSETCYSNRQTSTLGGSSKVPSRSGSRDSTPSRPSQKPLSRPMQSPGRSSISPGRNGISHPNKLSPLPRTSSPSTASTKSSGSGRMSYTSPGRQLSQQNMSKQTGVPKTCSSIPRSESASKGLNQSLNSTGSNKKVELSRMSSTKSSGSESDRSERPALVRQSTFIKEAPSPTLRRKLEESASFESLSSSSRADSPTRSQTQTPVLSPSLPDMCVSTHSIQAGGWRKMPPNLNPPLEHDGRSEKRHDITRSLSESPSRPPITRSGTWKREHSKHSSSLPRVSTWRRTGSSSSILSASSESSEKAKSEDEKQQVFSFAGPKPNTDCPPSSKGTWRKIKENEIIETASNESSNTLAESNSSIESKTLVYQMAPAVSKTEDVWVRIEDCPINNPRSGRSPTGNTLPVFDNVVSEQGRKDEAVKECQGRHPSGNGNTLVLENRQKSFIKLDGLDTKGTDTKPVINNQPAGQETNENSVAERTPFSSSGSSKHSSPSGTVAARVTPFNYNPSPRKSGTESTSRPSLIPTPVASSTKKPESKTETTDSSGSQSPRRHSGSYLVTSV